In the Mytilus trossulus isolate FHL-02 chromosome 1, PNRI_Mtr1.1.1.hap1, whole genome shotgun sequence genome, one interval contains:
- the LOC134712356 gene encoding golgin subfamily B member 1-like isoform X2: MDNIKVAIRVRPIISREQKLGCHSNWMIKNNTMAPMENGRVGTPYAFDRIFDQDKTTMDIFEEICKPVITGAVRGFHGTIFAYGQSSSGKTFTMSGSAMQPGIISLSVEEIFKQMKNTPDKEFLLRISYMEIYNEKVSDLLSTEDKPIRIQEDTDRNIQLTGVSEELVMSKADVITYMDVGNERKHMAETKQNDRSSRSHCIMRMIIESRETGDEEAVMVSHLNFVDLAGSEKAHENSGDRYKEGCAINKSLFMLGTVISKLSDGVGHQHIGYRDSKLTRILQNALGGNSKTAIIATITPASIEESHSTLRFASRAKTIKNQPHTNEVLSDAALLKRSQKEIKKLQQQIDELSKLKSVDVLMEKEEIEKKLEDKMNTEHQYMETINKLKQFIIKGSDEEEESNFKKMKRRRETWCPGKAIGSALDLPGGKFARDLNGQRIDVEFQRSAIPKSFVTSRRDDTDTPDISEMQSLSDLSLPKDDSLFMEFPPKFDAFPKPSRHVSFKSPEAGDSPPFLQSKEFIQLQDDYENLLNLYEDKCKQSEQDHSYLIHELDFVKEELEKEKHEADNAKLVDELRIDLKKIQMEKNDLVDEVVLLQHRLSIQNRKVEECMYELNELRSRQTEDKQNNISDQQEGNEQMIKMEAEREKFAAEKEKMEAEKEKLSADLSDLKNINEEMQHQNETSLEMYIMKIQELEEKIEASDESLKSQKDKISSLEEEIKSLKHNVQENEQQLISTNSDKDCLQKEIDNLKIDHINVNSSESNNLVEISTQLTKSEHLRNDQEQKIAELEKEILHLYTKFKEQSCTDEPRRSTADELSDILKEHCSDLENRLKEMETENTELREKVNLSSMKPSSDEPRRSAADELSDVLKEHCTDLENRLKELETENAELRTKLNVLSIKQLSDEPRRSTADELSDVLKEHCTDLENRLKEVETENTELREKLNVISMKQSSDEPRRSTADELSDVLKEHCDDLENRLKEMETENTELKEKLEVISIKQLSDEPRRSTADELSDVLKEHCTDLENRLKEIEAENTELREKLNVLSMKQLNNKPRRSTADELSDVLKEHCDDLEIRLKEVEAENTELREKVNQSSIKQLSDETRKSTTDELSDVLKEHCGDLENRLKEVENENLELKERVTVLSMAQVCDTSKQITADVLGDVYKEQYSDLENRLKEIETENTVLKEKLNLISMKQLSGEPRRSTADELSDVLKEHCVDLENRLKEFETENTDLKEKLNALSMAQGSDTSKPSTAVELGDDLKDHYEDMENKLKEFETENAVLKEELENSQNARPVEENETNYISKETYEELKNRLTEMENENTELKQRVQSLSEVNDISRKSVSIMADDHSNNLKGYCDGLEKQLKEFENQNTELKEKLKTVSGAIEMKEQSQSHNEVNDVFIDGHEDVENKLEVLERENYELKEKITSMDKTDINIDISGMKEHIMGLQIENEELKNLSASQIEKIAMLTQKLSCNHSSETESKNTDDEFTHLEIRFREIEIENEELKERVSKYTAQLPEQERNQVESLASEKMEIRKELMKAYELSRLDQEKIKHLQTELVTFGEKIRAGSISECNRRSVEVELTDVYKEHCQDLEARMEELQMENSELLGKIDQLTNAHSTLEEQYKELETKLDILEQEKIDAITIGCGIKGSIADELSYVNLDQENISGIKESIADELSCVSSDQENISGTDISRLPELEKELQQLKDILADSKGNSDSQIKELETEIRTLKLQLSQRSVLVNDEQQELETEVKETNYCQEEKMDISMDCSTDKSNGDNIENSCSSDVFYDHDDIRLKYKEQLEKLEQDEIRMKDLVKHIQELEDEKMSLSEKLEELKCQKGESVNTAHMEELETKVKILEDENNVLLEKLHSNDTSEIENLESNVKLLVNENQCTLEKLESEVAKCCELESRITVLEEENNSLTNKLDGTNSFETEELQCRIEALEDENSSLKNQLNESKPSDNEELWVKIESLTNENKCLSERLEESHPSASQIQELQSEITVLKDENKALCEKFEGNDISKNQEQESKIKQLEEENKALCEKLQENYVTENQEQDSKVEVLEEENKSMLEKLEAKEMMFLELECKVEVYEEENKTLLGKIELLEGGVSTDQQELNEKINDLQEENKALVAQLANNHLAEDLQNKIQILEDEKMSLLEKIELHNEKCHELEGKITILSEENTNLEEKSASYNVKVEELENLEKEVEVLKEQKQALTEKIELGKLKLHELMSKIEILEEENKNLSQKLQETTETEESNSLSTQNLQHKIDTLLHEIETLKSEAQSERDSLSNQLEESKCRTDVLQEELDTVTQQLETKHSKNEELECTVEVLQEENDKVYEKLENMVEKNKLDDLECQVEVYREENETLCEKLRNLEENEKLSKEQSALIDNLSSESQQIKREKERLEMNVTELQEELTKVSALNEKGKKKIEDLKDDLQIIKATEHVLKNDNEKLLSEISNLQHGYHELVKSEKIKSDMMKSEVETLQIRLAESITPDSVMVKLNEQEQSFKDKLQKKQQTIDQLMSTISKTKEDRDKIEEQHTKLDNDKVTLEQKLSLSEKNLKELQDTYNKLLKNFEELQSKLKEVELGNLSESMNMSRSRLEHPDKTTDKIVRLVTENSKMKERNIKDSKMIDLQKSSIQRLEEQLEKRDRQSDIYEKMKSAEEDKKKAEEEADKYYDQYQKEEVKVSALQEKVQQKDKEIKQLQQNVESMVAKGFVKKDEKSGDEFRILKKKFTEVYNELQDTKKKVSSVEREIGDKKLNIILLESSLKETEEKCNKKIKAYEESYEMLEDHKRSLKNQIRNLEGQINQPDDTIVNFQQSKKDSSLPLGKASSAGGAVDHFTNILLQEENRKLKQEKSKYEKKTEKLQHELQRLQKEKKENEHLEEKVAQLRDEEKRLGKQIDDHNSARAPLENVNSLLENFKTSKLLKQPEPPKPKKRTNEIEEGCNQQ, encoded by the exons gGAGCAAAAATTAGGATGTCATAGTAACTggatgataaaaaataatacaatggCACCTATGGAAAATGGCAGAGTCGGCACTCCTTATGCTTTTg ataGAATATTTGACCAAGACAAAACAACTATGgatatttttgaagaaatatgCAAACCCGTTATCACAGGGGCTGTAAGGGGGTTTCATG GTACTATATTTGCATATGGACAAAGCTCTTCAGGGAAAACTTTTACTATGTCTGGATCAGCAATGCAACCTGGAATAATTTCACTATCTgttgaagaaatatttaaacagaTGAAAAAT acaCCAGACAAAGAATTTCTGTTGAGAATATCGTACATGGAGATTTACAATGAGAAAGTGTCGGATCTCTTGTCAACAGAAGACAAGCCCATTAGAATACAAGAGGACACA GATAGGAACATACAGCTAACAGGAGTGTCAGAAGAACTGGTTATGTCTAAAGCTGATGTAATCACATATATGGATGTAGGAAATG agaGAAAGCACATGGCAGagacaaaacaaaatgacagaAGTTCAAGGTCACACTGTATTATGAGAATG ATCATAGAAAGCAGAGAAACAGGAGATGAAGAGGCAGTCATGGTTTCACATCTT aattTTGTTGACCTTGCCGGGTCAGAGAAAGCACATGAGAATAGTGGTGACAGATACAAAGAAGGATGTGCCATTAACAAAAGTTTATTTATGCTGGGTACTGTCATCAGTAAACTCAGTGATGGTGTTGG tcATCAGCATATAGGATACAGAGATTCCAAATTAACCAGAATTTTACAGAATGCTCTTGGTGGAAACTCAAAAACTGCTATTATAGCTACAATAACTCCAGCTTCTATAGAAGAGTCACACAGTACTTTGAGG TTTGCCTCTCGTGCAAAGACAATTAAGAATCAACCTCACACCAATGAAGTGTTGTCTGATGCTGCTTTGTTGAAGAGGAGTCAGAAAGAAATCAAGAAACTACAACAACAGATTGATGAG CTTTCAAAATTGAAGAGTGTAGATGTCTTGATGGAGAAAGAAGAGATAGAGAAGAAATTAGAAGATAAAATGAATACAGAACATCAATATATGGAAACTATTAATAAGTTAAAACAGTTTATCATCAAAGGATCAGATGAGGAGGAAGAATCAAATTTCAAG aaaatgaaaagaagACGGGAAACCTGGTGTCCTGGAAAAGCAATAGGATCTGCACTAGATTTACCTGGAG GTAAATTTGCACGTGATTTGAATGGTCAGAGAATAGATGTAGAATTTCAAAGATCAGCTATTCCAAAGTCTTTCGTCACATCAAGGAGAGATGATACTGATACTCCAG ATATTTCTGAGATGCAGAGTTTATCTGACCTCTCTCTACCAAAAGATGATTCTCTTTTCATGGAATTTCCACCAAAGTTTGATGCCTTTCCAAAACCATCAAGACATGTTAGTTTCAAATCACCAGAAGCAGGTGACAGCCCACCATTTTTACAATCCAAAGAGTTTATACAGTT aCAAGATGATTATGAGAACTTACTGAATCTGTATGAGGATAAATGTAAACAGTCAGAACAAGACCATTCTTACCTCATCCATGAACTCGACTTCGTTAAAGAAGAACTAGAAAAG GAAAAACATGAGGCAGATAATGCTAAACTTGTGGACGAGCTAAGAATTGATTTGAAGAAAATACAAATGGAGAAGAATGACTTAGTAGATGAAGTAGTCCTCTTACAGCACCGATTGTCCATTCAGAATCGTAAAGTGGAAGAGTGCATGTACGAATTAAATGAATTACGCAGCAGACAAACAGAggacaaacaaaacaatatatcagATCAACAAGAGGGAAATGAACAAATGATAAAGATGGAAGCAGAGAGAGAAAAATTTGCAGCAGAGAAAGAAAAAATGGAAGCTGAAAAAGAGAAATTGTCAGCTGATTTATCTGATTTGAAAAACATCAATGAAGAGATGCAGCATCAGAATGAGACATCGTTAGAAATGTACATCATGAAAATTCAGGAATTAGAAGAG aaaattgaaGCCAGTGATGAAAGCTTAAAAAGTCAAAAGGATAAAATATCAAGCCTAGAAGAAGAAATTAAATCCCTGAAACACAATGTTCAAGAAAACGAACAACAATTAATTTCAACAAATTCTGACAAAGACTGCTTACAGAAAGAAAtagataatttgaaaattgaccATATTAATGTTAACTCATCAGAAAGTAACAATTTAGTTGAAATATCAACACAGTTAACAAAATCTGAACATCTAAGAAACGATCAAGAACAAAAGATAGCAGAGTTAGAGAAAGAAATCCTTCATTTATACACTAAATTTAAAGAACAAAGTTGTACGGATGAACCCAGACGAAGCACAGCCGATGAACTCAGCGATATTCTTAAAGAACATTGCTCTGATTTAGAAAATAGACTGAAAGAGATGGAAACTGAAAATACAGAACTGAGAGAAAAAGTTAACCTTTCAAGTATGAAACCGTCCAGTGACGAACCCAGACGAAGCGCAGCTGATGAACTTAGTGATGTTCTCAAAGAACACTGTACTGATTTAGAAAATAGGTTAAAAGAACTCGAAACTGAAAATGCTGAACTGAGAACAAAACTGAACGTTTTAAGTATTAAACAGTTAAGTGATGAACCCAGACGAAGCACAGCCGATGAACTAAGTGATGTTCTTAAAGAACACTGCACTGATTTGGAAAATAGGTTAAAGGAAGTTGAAACTGAAAATACAGAACTGAGAGAAAAACTCAATGTAATTAGTATGAAACAGTCCAGTGATGAACCAAGAAGAAGCACAGCTGATGAACTTAGTGATGTTCTCAAAGAACATTGCGATGATTTAGAAAATAGGCTAAAAGAAATGGAAACTGAAAATACAGAATTGAAGGAAAAATTGGAAGTAATAAGTATAAAACAGCTAAGTGATGAACCCAGACGAAGCACAGCCGATGAACTAAGTGATGTTCTCAAAGAACACTGCACTGATTTGGAAAATAGGTTAAAGGAGATTGAAGCTGAAAATACAGAACTGAGAGAAAAACTAAATGTTTTAAGTATGAAACAGTTGAACAACAAACCCAGACGAAGCACGGCCGATGAACTAAGTGATGTTCTCAAAGAACATTGTGACGATTTAGAAATAAGGTTAAAAGAGGTTGAAGCTGAAAATACAGAACTGAGAGAAAAAGTTAACCAATCAAGTATAAAACAGTTAAGTGATGAAACAAGAAAAAGTACTACCGATGAACTTAGTGATGTTCTTAAAGAACACTGCGGTGATTTAGAAAATAGATTAAAGGAAGTTGAGAATGAAAATTTAGAACTGAAAGAAAGAGTTACTGTTCTCAGCATGGCACAAGTCTGTGATACATCAAAACAAATCACAGCTGATGTACTGGGGGATGTTTATAAAGAACAGTATTCTGATTTAGAAAATAGACTTAAGGAGATTGAAACTGAAAATACAGTTTTAAAGGAAAAACTTAACCTTATTAGTATGAAACAATTAAGTGGTGAACCCAGACGAAGCACAGCTGATGAACTTAGTGATGTTCTTAAAGAGCATTGTGTTGATTTAGAAAATAGGCTGAAGGAATTCGAAACAGAAAACACAGACTTGAAGGAAAAACTGAATGCTCTAAGCATGGCACAAGGCAGTGATACGTCAAAACCAAGCACCGCTGTAGAACTAGGTGATGACCTTAAAGACCACTATGAAGATAtggaaaataagttaaaagagTTTGAAACTGAAAATGCAGTTTTGAAGGAAGAACTtgaaaattctcaaaatgcaaGACCAGTGgaagaaaatgaaacaaattatatttcaaaagaaacttATGAAGAGTTGAAAAATAGATTGACAGAAatggaaaatgaaaatacaGAGCTGAAACAAAGAGTTCAAAGTTTATCAGAAGTGAATGATATATCCAGAAAAAGTGTTTCAATCATGGCAGATGACCACAGCAACAATTTGAAGGGATATTGTGATGGTTtagaaaaacaattgaaagaatttgaaaatcaaaatactgaattgaaagaaaaactgAAAACTGTCAGCGGTGCAATTGAAATGAAAGAACAAAGCCAAAGCCACAATGAGGTCAATGATGTATTTATAGATGGTCATGAGGATGTAGAAAACAAACTTGAAGTACTTGAGAGAGAAAATTATgagttgaaagaaaaaatcacaTCTATGGATAAAACAGATATTAATATTGACATTTCTGGTATGAAAGAGCATATAATGGGTTTGCAAATTGAGAATGAGGAGTTAAAAAATCTGTCTGCTTCCCAAATAGAAAAGATTGCAATGTTAACACAAAAGCTATCGTGCAATCATTCCTCGGAGACCGAAAGTAAGAATACAGATGATGAATTTACCCATCTGGAAATTAGGTTTAgagaaattgaaattgaaaatgaagaacTGAAAGAAagagtttcaaaatatacagcaCAGTTACCAGAACAAGAAAGAAATCAGGTCGAAAGTTTAGCATCTGAGAAGATGGAAATTAGAAAAGAATTAATGAAAGCATATGAGCTAAGTAGACTAgaccaagaaaaaataaaacatctgcAAACAGAATTAGTTACATTTGGAGAAAAGATTCGTGCAGGTTCTATTTCCGAATGCAATCGAAGAAGTGTTGAAGTAGAATTGACAGATGTTTACAAGGAACATTGTCAAGATCTTGAAGCACGAATGGAGGAGTTACAAATGGAGAATTCTGAGTTACTGGGCAAGATTGATCAGCTGACAAATGCTCACAGCACATTGGAAGAACAGTACAAAGAACTGGAAactaaacttgatatattggAACAAGAGAAGATAGACGCTATTACAATAGGATGCGGAATCAAGGGAAGCATAGCTGACGAACTGTCTTATGTCAATTTAGACCAAGAGAACATCAGTGGCATCAAGGAAAGCATAGCTGATGAACTGTCTTGTGTCAGTTCAGATCAGGAGAACATCAGTGGAACAGATATTTCCAGACTTCCAGAACTTGAAAAAGAGTTGCAACAACTGAAAGATATCTTGGCTGATTCTAAAGGAAATTCTGACAGCCAAATAAAGGAACTCGAAACAGAGATTAGAACACTTAAGTTGCAATTGTCTCAAAGGTCTGTATTGGTAAATGATGAACAACAGGAGTTGGAAACAGaggtaaaagaaacaaattattgTCAAGAGGAAAAAATGGATATTAGCATGGACTGTAGTACAGACAAGTCAAACGGGGACAATATAGAAAATTCATGTTCATCTGACGTTTTCTATGATCATGATGACATAagactaaaatataaagaacaattAGAAAAACTTGAACAGGATGAAATAAGAATGAAAGATTTAGTTAAACACATACAAGAACTGGAAGATGAGAAAATGTCTTTGTCTGAAAAATTAGAAGAGTTGAAATGTCAAAAAGGAGAATCTGTTAACACAGCTCACATGGAAGAACTTGAAACCAAAGTTAAGATTCTTGAAGatgaaaacaatgttttgttagAGAAATTGCATTCAAATGACACatctgaaattgaaaatttagaaaGCAATGTTAAACTATTGGTAAATGAAAATCAATGCACATTGGAAAAATTAGAATCAGAGGTTGCCAAATGTTGTGAACTTGAAAGCAGAATCACTGTTTTGGAAGAGGAAAATAACTCTTTAACTAATAAATTGGATGGAACAAATTCTTTTGAAACAGAAGAATTACAATGCAGAATTGAGGCTCTTGAGGATGAGAATAGCAGTTTGAAGAACCAGTTGAATGAAAGTAAGCCTTCTGACAATGAGGAATTATGGGTAAAAATAGAATCTTTAACCAATGAGAATAAATGCCTGTCAGAAAGGTTGGAAGAATCTCACCCCTCAGCATCACAAATACAAGAACTTCAAAGTGAAATTACAGTACTTAAAGATGAGAACAAGGCATTGTGTGAGAAGTTTGAGGGCAATgacatttcaaaaaatcaagaacaagaaagtaaaattaaacagCTAGAAGAGGAAAACAAGGCTTTGTGTGAAAAGTTGCAAGAGAATTACGTCACAGAAAATCAAGAACAAGACAGTAAAGTTGAAGTTCTTGAAGAGGAAAATAAAAGTATGCTAGAAAAGTTAGAGGCCAAAGAAATGATGTTTTTAGAATTAGAATGTAAAGTAGAAGTTTATGAAGAAGAGAACAAAACTTTACTTGGTAAGATTGAACTATTGGAAGGTGGTGTTTCTACAGATCAACAAGAACTCAATGAGAAAATAAATGACCTTCAAGAGGAAAATAAAGCTCTGGTAGCACAATTAGCAAATAATCATTTAGCTGAAGACTTACAAAACAAGATTCAAATTCTTGAGGATGAAAAAATGTCCTTGTTAGAAAAAATAGAACTTCATAATGAAAAATGCCATGAACTGGAAGGCAAGATAACGATTCTTTCTGAGGAGAATACAAATTTGGAAGAAAAGTCAGCAAGTTACAATGTTAAAGTTGaagagttagaaaacttagAAAAAGAAGTTGAAGTTCTTAAAGAACAGAAGCAAGCTTTAACTGAGAAAATTGAATTGGGTAAATTAAAATTACATGAGCTTATGAGCAAAATTGAGATTcttgaagaagaaaataaaaacttgtCACAGAAACTGCAGGAAACTACCGAGACAGAAGAGTCAAATTCTTTGTCAACACAAAATTTGCAACACAAAATTGACACTTTACTTCATGAAATAGAAACTTTAAAATCAGAAGCTCAGTCTGAAAGGGATTCATTAAGTAACCAGTTGGAGGAGTCAAAATGTAGAACAGATGTATTACAAGAGGAGCTTGACACAGTGACCCAACAActggaaacaaaacattctaaAAATGAAGAATTAGAATGTACAGTGGAAGTTCTACAGGAAGAGAATGATAAGGTGTATGAAAAATTAGAAAACAtggttgaaaaaaacaaactggATGATCTAGAATGTCAGGTGGAAGTGTACAGGGAAGAAAATGAGACACTGTGTGAAAAGCTTAGAAATCTAGAGGAGAATGAAAAG ttATCCAAAGAACAATCAGCTTTGATTGATAACTTATCATCAGAATCTCAACaaataaaacgggaaaaagaaAGACTTGAAATGAACGTGACAGAACTGCAAGAGGAATTGACAAAAGTGTCTGCATTgaatgaaaaaggaaaaaagaaaatagaagaTTTAAAAGACGATCTACAAATCATAAAAGCAACAGAACACGTAttgaaaaatgacaatgagAAACTTTTATCAGAAATTTCAAACTTACAACATGGTTATCACGAACTTGTAAAATCTGAAAAGATTAAGTCAGACATGATGAAATCTGAGGTAGAAACATTACAAATTAGACTAGCTGAAAGTATTACTCCTGATAGTGTAATGGTCAAATTAAATGAGCAGGAACAATCATTTAAAGACAAActtcagaaaaaacaacaaacaattgATCAGTTAATGTCAACCATTTCAAAAACGAAAGAAGACCGAGATAAGATTGAAGAGCAACATACCAAGTTAGATAATGATAAAGTGACATTAGAACAGAAATTATCACTGTCAGAGAAAAACCTCAAAGAATTACAAGATACTTATAATAAACTGCTGAAGAATTTTGAAGAACTTCAAAGTAAATTAAAGGAAGTGGAATTAGGAAATTTGAGTGAG aGTATGAATATGAGTAGAAGTAGACTAGAACATCCAGATAAAACAACAGATAAG ATTGTCAGACTGGTAACAGAGAATAGTAAgatgaaagaaagaaatataaagGATTCTAAGATGATAGATTTACAAAAGAGCTCTATACAG AGATTGGAAGAACAACTTGAGAAGCGGGATAGACAAAGTGACATATATGAGAAAATGAAGTCTGCAGAGGAAGACAAGAAGAAAGCAGAAGAAGAAGCAGATAAATATTATGACCAGTATCAAAAGGAAGAGGTCAAAGTGTCAGCTTTACAGGAAAAGGTCCAGCAGaaagacaaagaaataaaacaactacAACAGAATGTTGAGAGTATGGTGGCCAAAGGATTTGTTAAGAAGGACGAGAAATCTGGTGATGAGTTCAGGATACTCAAGAAAAAATTTACAGAAGTTTACA atgAACTACAAGATACAAAGAAGAAGGTTTCCAGTGTAGAGAGAGAGATTGGTGATAAGAAGCTGAATATTATACTTTTAGAGTCTAGTTTGAAAGAAACAGAAGAAAAGTGTAACAAAAA AATAAAAGCTTATGAGGAATCTTATGAAATGCTTGAAGACCATAAAAGATCTCTGAAAAATCAGATCAGAAATTTGGAGGGTCAGATAAATCAGCCTGATGATACAA TTGTGAATTTCCAACAGAGTAAGAAAGATTCCTCGTTACCCCTGGGAAAAGCTAGCAGTGCTGGTGGTGCTGTAGACCATTTCACCAACATCCTCCTACAGGAGGAGAATCGAAAACTTAAGCAGGAAAAATCTAAATACGAAAAGAAGACTGAAAAGCTTCAACACGAATTACAACGATTACAAAAAGAGAAGAAGGAAAATGAGCATTTAGAGGAGAAAGTAGCACAGTTGAG